A genomic region of Cyprinus carpio isolate SPL01 chromosome B11, ASM1834038v1, whole genome shotgun sequence contains the following coding sequences:
- the LOC109083237 gene encoding large subunit GTPase 1 homolog, with translation MGKKKTRGEGSGLGRALIKERLNAGRGYRRNDTWLHTSELNDGYDWGRLNLQSVTEQSSLDDFLATAELAGTEFVAEKLNIKFVPAEARAGLLTAEESTRLKKLHEDNKQFLRIPRRPPWDESTSPEVLQQNERDSFLIWRRELARLEEKQKLILTPFERNLDFWRQLWRVIERSDVVVQIVDARNPLLFRCPDLEEYVKEVSVHKVNMLLLNKADLLTREQRRAWARYFQKEGIRAVFWSALAEAQRLEAEEKGEEPMDQEDQSDTEQEATSKNVTDLHEENSTSPNEEEDESEQDEEVRVCVDETEWQTCSEESGDEDHAEGRRMMNHRFFLFSTTAVFFCKNELLEMFKSVHSGPTYKDGQITVGLVGYPNVGKSSTINTILRNKKVSVSATPGHTKHFQTLFVDPGLCLCDCPGLVMPSFVSTKAEMICSGILPIDQMRDHVPAISLVCQTIPRSVLEGTYGINIIRPREDEDPDRPPTYEELLMAYGYMRGFMTAHGQPDQSRSARYVLKDYVSGKLLYCHPPPHISPNDFQPQHARFAMRSGGAEKNASDADKPSKVKRIENTVDKHFFHQENVRALTKGVQMVMGYKPGSGPVGPGNTEQQTGKPWKKHGNRNKKEKVRRLNKHLDA, from the exons ATGGGAAAGAAGAAGACTCGCGGAGAGGGCTCGGGGTTGGGGAGAGCTTTAATAAAGGAGAGACTGAACGCAGGCCGTGGATACAGGAGAAATGACACATGG CTTCACACCAGTGAGCTGAATGATGGATATGATTGGGGTCGACTCAACCTGCAGTCTGTCACAGAGCAGAGCTCTCTGGACGACTTCCTGGCCACAGCTGAACTTGCTGGAACTGAATTTGTTGCAG agaaGCTGAATATAAAATTTGTCCCAGCTGAAGCGAGGGCCGGCTTGCTTACGGCTGAGGAGTCCACACGACTGAAGAAACTCCATGAGGACAACAAACAGTTCTTAAGAATTCCCCGGAG GCCTCCTTGGGACGAGAGCACAAGCCCCGAGGTTCTGCAGCAAAACGAGAGGGACAGCTTCCTTATATGGAGAAGAGAACTGGCTCG GTTGGAAGAGAAACAGAAGTTGATTCTTACCCCTTTTGAGAGGAATCTTGATTTCTGGAGGCAGCTCTGGAGAGTCATTGAGAGGAG TGATGTTGTGGTTCAAATTGTTGATGCCAGAAACCCGCTTCTCTTCCGCTGTCCAGATCTT GAAGAATATGTAAAAGAGGTCTCGGTTCACAAAGTAAACATGCTTCTTCTGAACAAAGCTGACCTGCTCACTAGAGAACAACGGCGAGCTTGGGCCCGATACTTCCAGAAAGAGGGGATCAGAGCAGTGTTCTGGTCTGCTTTAGCTGAGGCACAACGCCTCGAGGCGGAGGAGAAG GGAGAAGAGCCGATGGACCAAGAGGATCAGAGTGATACGGAACAGGAAGCAACCTCCAAAAATGTCACAGACCTTCATGAGGAAAATAGCACTTCACCTaatgaagaggaagatgagagTGAGCAGGATGAAGAAGTAAGAGTTTGTGTCGATGAGACAGAGTGGCAGACATGCTCTGAGGAATCAGGAGACGAAGATCATGCTGAGGGGAGGAGAATGATGAATCAtcggttttttcttttttctactactgcagtttttttttgcaaaaatgagCTGCTGGAAATGTTTAAGTCTGTGCATTCTGGGCCGACATACAAAGATGGACAAATCACAGTTGGACTG GTGGGATATCCCAATGTTGGAAAAAGCTCTACCATCAACACCATCCTGAGGAATAAGAAAGTCTCCGTTTCAGCTACACCTGGACACACAAAGCATTTTCAG ACTCTGTTTGTTGATCCTGGTCTCTGCCTGTGTGATTGTCCTGGACTGGTCATGCCTTCTTTTGTGTCCACCAAAGCTGAGATGATTTGCAGCGGGATCCTACCCATCGATCAGATGAGAGATCACGTTCCAGCCATCTCTTTG GTATGTCAGACTATCCCTCGAAGTGTGCTGGAGGGGACCTACGGAATCAACATCATCAGACCAAGAGAGGACGAGGACCCCGATCGACCCCCCACCTATGAGGAGCTGCTCATGGCATATGGAT ATATGAGAGGCTTCATGACAGCACACGGCCAGCCAGACCAATCAAGATCAGCCCGTTACGTTTTAAAAGACTATGTCAGT GGTAAACTCCTTTACTGCCACCCTCCACCCCACATCAGCCCTAACGACTTCCAGCCTCAGCATGCCAGGTTTGCCATGCGGAGTGGAGGAGCCGAAAAGAATGCTAGCGATGCCGACAAACCCTCAAAAGTCAAACGCATAGAGAACACAGTGGATAAACATTTCTTTCATCAA GAAAATGTGCGAGCACTGACCAAGGGTGTGCAGATGGTGATGGGTTATAAGCCCGGAAGTGGTCCTGTTGGGCCTGGAAACACAGAACAACAGACTGGGAAACCCTGGAAGAAACACGGTAACCGGAACAAGAAGGAGAAAGTGAGAAGACTCAACAAACATCTGGATGCATAA
- the LOC109078045 gene encoding transmembrane protein 44-like — protein MGKITVLDIVQRWSPEFVKGCLSAYEEHICISAALYVLSALILLVSCSLLLYHRCKTRSKSLGDEAVCALYCFVGNLCGAVGALLSKQFDFQISMASYMAVLDVIHLLSLSFSIYLWYKSKIGKKMRMVSRRRRQNFQVVSLLFVMGGCVYLDLHVHSSPEMVSPTMRRPLGMFLDDHTENLGYVLGLLSFAISWTAKFPFILKANRGEQNSAVQVSSRVLSSVAGSLYASAILLYDTQLRSVIKAMPWILSAISCAVLDLSIVVLICYRSNHKRPSVRSLDSDTESLLGDSSVKGQLCNNNVECCRKKHLSARGISPKGTDMGLYMDVNIQPIRKVCLKEVTISRDGSSESLPLRRTVRVVRVDEQCSSDTSTDSSSIGSELEWDLEETKTPWIPVEEAPEDLQKAEASPLKE, from the exons ATGGGTAAAATTACAGTCCTAGACATTGTTCAGCGATGGAGCCCAGAGTTTGTTAAAGGTTGTCTTTCGGCATATGAAGAACATATTTGCATCTCGGCTGCTCTTTACGTCTTGTCTGCTTTGATACTACTGGTTTCCTGTTCACT TCTTCTTTATCACAGATGCAAAACGCGAAGCAAGAGTTTGGGTGATGAAGCAGTCTGCGCTTTGTATTGTTTCGTGGGGAACTTGTGCGGCGCAGTGGGTGCTTTGCTTTCCAAACAGTTTGATTTTCAG ATTTCTATGGCTTCGTATATGGCAGTTTTGGATGTTATCCATCTCCTGTCATTATCTTTCTCCATTTATTTGTGGTATAAGTCTAAAATTG gaaaaaaaatgagaatggtGTCCAGGAGGAGGAGGCAGAATTTTCAAGTTGTGTCTCTGCTGTTTGTAATGGGCGGCTGCGTTTACCTGGATTTACATGTCCATTCAAGTCCAGAAATGGTATCTCCAACCATGAGGAGACCACTTGGCATGTTCCTTGAT GACCATACAGAGAACCTTGGTTACGTGTTGGGTCTTCTGTCCTTCGCAATCAGCTGGACTGCAAAGTTTCCCTTCATTCTGAAAGCT AATAGAGGAGAGCAGAATTCTGCAGTGCAGGTGTCCTCTAGAGTTCTGTCTTCTGTAGCTGGATCTCTGTATGCCTCGGCCATTCTTCTCTATGACACACAGCTGAGATCTGTAATCAAAGCAATGCCGTGGATACTCTCTGCTATCAGCTGTGCGGTTCTGGATCTTTCT ATTGTGGTCCTCATCTGTTACAGATCCAACCATAAACGCCCTTCTGTCCGGTCTCTAGACTCGGATACTGAGTCTTTACTAGGTGACTCTTCTGTCAAGGGTCAGCTGTGCAACAACAATGTTGAATGCTGCAGGAAGAAGCACCTCTCAGCAAGAGGGATTTCTCCCAAAGGGACTGACATGGGACTTTACATGGATGTCAACATACAGCCAATCAGGAAG GTTTGTCTCAAGGAGGTCACTATCTCACGGGACGGCTCATCCGAGAGTCTTCCGCTAAGGAGGACCGTCAGGGTGGTGCGGGTTGATGAACAGTGTTCCTCTGATACCTCGACCGATTCGTCCTCTATTGGCTCTGAACTAGAG